Proteins encoded together in one Halalkaliarchaeum sp. AArc-CO window:
- a CDS encoding iron ABC transporter permease, with amino-acid sequence MTQRAFAGIERYAIGLGAAATGLVLVAVFYYPVATVFREAFFPEGLLTGSVFVSILTDPFYMGELGRLLSGEPPGEVLRRIASPDRQLGILGFTAYQAALSTVASVALGVPAAWILARFEFRGRETLRSLTILPFVLPSIMVAVGFVATFGRNGTLNAILGTVGVGPVELMFTLEAIVIAHAFYNAPLVARVVTAAWEAVDARAIETARSLGASPHRAFLDVVAPQLYPAVLMGATLTFVFTFASFPIVLALGGFQLATVEVFIYRLIRDLNYAEAAGLAILELVISLSLTYAYLRYEAANAVRRGASAPGRRKQLFPRTWTPTALLERFAVAGYALLAVAVFVLPLASMIWASLTGPAGFTLDHYRFLLERQATGAAFQVQPWPAVRNSLVFAVATLGVAVPMGLVVAVATTRRYRGRKVVDALAMAPFAVSGIIVGLGLLRGLVFGVEIGGWRITVAGAVAIVAAHAVSAYPFVTRNVAPGLEGLDPALTESARALGASRARALVDVELPLVWPGVVAGAAFAVAISIGEFNSTIVLATGTDSYTMPVAVERYLGRRLGPATAMGVVLLAVTSASFIVVERLGGYVRH; translated from the coding sequence GTGACCCAGCGGGCGTTCGCGGGGATCGAACGCTACGCGATCGGGCTCGGAGCCGCGGCGACGGGGCTGGTTCTCGTCGCCGTCTTTTATTATCCGGTCGCCACCGTGTTTCGCGAGGCCTTCTTCCCGGAAGGACTGCTCACCGGCTCTGTATTCGTCTCGATCCTGACGGATCCCTTTTATATGGGGGAGCTTGGCCGGCTCCTGTCGGGGGAGCCGCCAGGGGAAGTGCTGCGGCGGATCGCGAGCCCGGACCGCCAGCTCGGAATACTCGGCTTCACGGCGTACCAGGCGGCGCTGTCGACGGTCGCAAGCGTCGCGCTCGGCGTGCCGGCGGCGTGGATCCTCGCCCGCTTCGAGTTCCGCGGTCGGGAAACCCTGCGGTCGCTTACGATCCTCCCGTTCGTGCTGCCGTCGATCATGGTCGCTGTCGGCTTCGTGGCGACGTTCGGGCGAAACGGCACGCTCAACGCGATCCTGGGGACCGTCGGTGTCGGCCCCGTCGAGCTGATGTTCACGCTGGAGGCGATCGTGATCGCCCACGCCTTTTACAATGCACCACTGGTGGCGCGGGTCGTCACCGCCGCCTGGGAGGCCGTCGACGCCCGGGCCATCGAGACCGCCCGGTCGCTGGGGGCGTCCCCACACCGGGCGTTCCTCGACGTGGTCGCCCCGCAGCTGTACCCCGCCGTGTTGATGGGCGCGACGCTCACGTTCGTGTTCACGTTCGCGTCGTTCCCGATCGTGCTCGCGCTGGGGGGGTTCCAGCTGGCGACCGTCGAGGTGTTCATCTACCGACTGATCAGGGATCTCAACTATGCGGAGGCAGCCGGCCTGGCGATCCTGGAACTCGTCATCTCGCTGTCGCTCACCTACGCGTATCTCCGGTACGAGGCGGCAAACGCCGTTCGCCGCGGTGCGTCGGCACCGGGGCGGCGAAAGCAGCTGTTTCCCCGGACGTGGACGCCGACTGCCCTCCTCGAGCGGTTCGCTGTCGCCGGCTACGCCCTCCTCGCGGTCGCGGTGTTCGTGTTGCCGCTCGCCAGCATGATCTGGGCGAGCCTCACCGGCCCCGCAGGGTTCACGCTGGACCACTACCGGTTCCTCCTGGAGCGGCAGGCCACGGGGGCGGCATTTCAGGTGCAGCCGTGGCCGGCGGTCAGGAACTCGCTCGTGTTCGCGGTCGCGACGCTGGGCGTGGCGGTGCCGATGGGGCTCGTCGTCGCGGTCGCCACCACGCGCCGGTATCGGGGTCGGAAAGTCGTCGACGCGCTGGCAATGGCCCCGTTTGCGGTGTCGGGGATCATCGTCGGACTCGGGCTGCTCCGGGGACTCGTGTTCGGCGTCGAGATCGGCGGCTGGCGGATCACCGTCGCCGGCGCGGTCGCCATCGTCGCCGCCCACGCGGTGAGCGCCTATCCGTTCGTCACGCGCAACGTCGCCCCCGGCCTCGAGGGGCTGGATCCGGCGTTGACCGAATCGGCGCGGGCGCTGGGGGCCTCCCGGGCCCGGGCACTCGTGGACGTCGAACTGCCGCTCGTGTGGCCCGGCGTCGTCGCGGGCGCCGCCTTCGCGGTCGCGATCAGCATCGGAGAGTTCAACTCCACGATCGTCCTCGCGACCGGCACCGACAGCTACACGATGCCGGTCGCCGTCGAGCGGTATCTCGGCCGGCGGCTCGGTCCCGCGACCGCGATGGGGGTCGTCCTGCTCGCGGTGACGAGCGCCAGTTTCATCGTCGTCGAACGGCTCGGGGGGTACGTACGACACTGA
- a CDS encoding histone → MSVELPFAPVDTVIRRNAGDLRVSAGAAEELARRIQDHGAALAVDAAEEATADGRKTLMASDFGVEQVIDREDLTLPIAPVDRIARLRIDDSYRVSMDARIALADVLEDYADNVAAAAATLARHADRRTVQAEDIRTYFSLFE, encoded by the coding sequence ATGAGTGTCGAGTTGCCGTTCGCTCCCGTGGATACGGTCATCCGGCGCAACGCCGGTGACCTCCGCGTGAGCGCCGGCGCGGCCGAGGAGCTGGCCCGCCGGATACAGGACCACGGGGCCGCTCTCGCCGTCGACGCCGCAGAGGAGGCGACCGCAGACGGTCGCAAGACGTTGATGGCGTCGGACTTCGGCGTCGAGCAGGTGATCGACCGCGAGGACCTCACCCTTCCGATCGCTCCCGTGGACCGGATCGCTCGACTCCGGATCGACGACTCCTATCGGGTGTCGATGGACGCGCGGATCGCGCTCGCGGACGTTCTCGAGGACTACGCCGACAACGTCGCCGCCGCAGCCGCCACGCTCGCTCGCCACGCCGACAGACGGACGGTCCAGGCGGAAGACATCCGGACGTACTTCTCGCTATTCGAGTGA
- a CDS encoding adaptin has translation MPAPGPGPDARPDPETEGSTDRPDRTDGGAPTHPSFDQVQGLVVDPDDVPVRTTADGAAGDSATDRYRTDDDGIRTESGSEETSLSPREYAVRVHELVYRDPTAAGDRVGDLLVLASEGDPDVREMAGETLAWLGERRPREFEVWADDLAAFADRREPELSYLGIRALAQLGSCHEDAAAKGLEPAIRRLGSDHEDLRAASLALVAEVGHVKADAIGDADRPIAAAMEAASERIRTGAAIAAGNLLAATPQRFPRTSMALVDTLSDPDDGVRTYAHVALVAFAREHPSVVPDKETALSALEATDDAELGLKDGAVAEAENALLRELAGFR, from the coding sequence ATGCCGGCACCGGGACCGGGTCCGGACGCGCGACCGGACCCCGAGACGGAAGGATCGACTGACCGACCTGATCGAACCGACGGCGGAGCTCCGACCCACCCGTCGTTCGATCAGGTCCAGGGTCTGGTCGTCGATCCGGACGACGTCCCCGTTCGAACGACTGCGGACGGGGCCGCCGGCGACAGCGCTACGGATCGGTATCGCACGGACGACGACGGGATCCGGACCGAATCCGGATCCGAAGAGACGTCACTCTCCCCGAGGGAGTACGCGGTTCGCGTCCACGAACTCGTGTATCGGGACCCCACCGCGGCGGGCGACAGGGTCGGCGACCTGCTCGTTCTGGCGTCGGAGGGCGACCCGGACGTCCGGGAGATGGCCGGCGAGACGCTGGCGTGGCTCGGCGAGCGTCGCCCCCGCGAGTTCGAGGTGTGGGCCGACGACCTCGCAGCCTTTGCGGACAGGCGGGAGCCGGAACTCTCGTATCTCGGGATCCGGGCACTCGCGCAGCTCGGCTCCTGCCACGAGGACGCGGCGGCAAAGGGTCTCGAACCGGCGATCCGCCGGCTGGGTTCCGACCACGAGGACCTGCGGGCGGCGTCGCTCGCGCTCGTCGCGGAGGTCGGTCACGTGAAGGCGGACGCGATCGGCGACGCCGACCGCCCCATCGCGGCGGCGATGGAGGCGGCGTCCGAACGGATCCGAACGGGCGCCGCGATCGCGGCCGGCAACCTGCTCGCGGCGACACCCCAGCGGTTCCCCCGGACGTCGATGGCGCTCGTGGATACCCTCTCGGACCCGGACGACGGCGTCAGGACGTACGCACACGTGGCGCTGGTCGCCTTCGCCAGGGAGCATCCGTCGGTGGTTCCCGACAAGGAGACTGCGCTGTCGGCGCTGGAGGCGACTGACGACGCGGAGCTCGGGCTCAAAGACGGGGCCGTCGCCGAGGCGGAGAACGCGCTGCTTCGCGAACTGGCCGGGTTCCGCTGA
- a CDS encoding histone deacetylase: protein MQFGYSETCLDHDTGPRHPENPDRLRAIRRRLAKRHGVVYREASPADRESVAAVHTPAYVDEVQEFADRGGGNWDADTVASEATWEAALASAGLAQWAVREAMDGANGRETPFSLGRPPGHHAIEDDAMGFCFFNNAAIAAQTALDSTSVERVAIFDWDVHHGNGTQDLFYDRGDVFYASIHEDGLYPGTGEIDETGTGSGAGSTLNVPFPAGADDADYEYAITEAVVPAFESFDPDLLIVSAGFDAHRHDPISRMRVSTEGYALFTQLLRRFGDRTSTPLAFVLEGGYGLETLSDGVAAVHETFDGRDPTVGEGEPSPDAKTIVDGLLERIE, encoded by the coding sequence ATGCAATTCGGCTACAGCGAGACGTGTCTCGACCACGACACTGGCCCGCGTCATCCGGAGAACCCCGACCGGCTTCGCGCGATCCGGCGTCGGCTCGCGAAACGACACGGCGTCGTCTATCGGGAGGCCTCCCCGGCCGACAGGGAGTCTGTGGCTGCGGTTCACACCCCGGCATACGTCGACGAAGTCCAGGAGTTCGCCGATCGCGGCGGCGGCAACTGGGACGCCGACACCGTCGCCAGCGAGGCCACCTGGGAGGCCGCGCTCGCGTCGGCTGGACTCGCCCAGTGGGCTGTCAGGGAGGCGATGGACGGCGCCAACGGACGGGAGACCCCGTTCTCGCTCGGCCGGCCGCCGGGCCATCACGCGATCGAGGACGACGCGATGGGGTTCTGTTTCTTCAACAACGCCGCCATTGCCGCACAGACGGCGCTGGATTCGACGTCCGTCGAGCGTGTTGCGATCTTCGACTGGGACGTCCACCACGGCAACGGCACACAGGACCTCTTTTACGATCGTGGGGACGTCTTCTATGCTTCGATCCACGAGGACGGACTCTACCCCGGCACCGGGGAGATCGACGAAACCGGCACCGGTTCGGGCGCGGGATCAACGCTGAACGTCCCGTTCCCGGCCGGCGCCGACGACGCCGACTACGAGTATGCGATCACCGAGGCGGTCGTACCGGCTTTCGAGTCGTTCGATCCGGACCTCCTGATCGTCTCGGCGGGCTTCGACGCCCACAGACACGACCCGATCTCCCGGATGCGCGTCTCGACGGAGGGGTACGCGCTGTTCACACAGCTCCTCCGTCGGTTCGGGGATCGGACTTCCACACCGCTCGCGTTCGTTCTCGAGGGCGGCTACGGTCTGGAGACGCTGTCGGACGGCGTCGCCGCCGTCCACGAGACGTTCGACGGGCGGGACCCGACCGTCGGCGAGGGGGAGCCGTCCCCCGACGCGAAGACGATCGTCGATGGTCTCCTAGAGCGGATCGAGTGA
- a CDS encoding luciferase — protein sequence MSDDQRRREEATDDRSVVTKDDGSETAADTAADTAVPDGGAASAGSGVRSTPEQSSTPAVIRAGLDAVALKPTECDVRRALAVPLERVMIDYEGLEEAPDPSTLSALANEKQVRETTPVRADGYDPLGDDSRVAALPSGVGRVIVAGHPAYLSEEEKRRTVAPRFAAAREDAQDAWIGTEGVERLALAAGGTQYELLSRSTERDLRALRAAGFDGEIAVYAPTVLTDNEDEVLDAVGAYAARRKPVSRALPDGASSDSSATGRAREVLSAAVRDYALVGEPETVRERVDALRAAGADVVVGYPARDVDEFCR from the coding sequence ATGAGTGACGACCAGCGCCGCCGCGAGGAGGCGACAGACGACAGGAGTGTAGTGACGAAAGATGACGGATCCGAGACGGCCGCGGACACGGCCGCGGACACGGCCGTCCCCGACGGTGGTGCGGCGTCGGCCGGTTCCGGTGTGAGGTCCACCCCGGAGCAGTCGTCGACGCCGGCCGTGATCCGCGCCGGTCTCGACGCCGTGGCGCTCAAGCCCACCGAGTGTGACGTCCGCCGAGCGCTGGCGGTCCCGCTGGAGCGGGTGATGATCGACTACGAGGGCCTCGAAGAGGCGCCCGATCCGTCGACGCTTTCGGCGCTCGCGAACGAAAAACAGGTGCGAGAAACGACGCCGGTACGGGCCGACGGCTACGATCCCCTGGGCGACGACAGTCGGGTCGCTGCGCTCCCGTCCGGCGTCGGGCGCGTGATCGTGGCCGGACATCCCGCGTACCTCTCCGAGGAAGAGAAACGACGCACCGTCGCACCGCGGTTCGCCGCGGCGAGGGAAGACGCACAAGACGCGTGGATCGGCACCGAAGGCGTCGAGCGGCTCGCACTCGCGGCCGGCGGGACCCAGTACGAACTGCTCTCGCGGTCGACCGAACGCGACCTCCGGGCGCTCCGTGCGGCGGGGTTCGACGGCGAGATCGCGGTGTACGCGCCGACTGTGCTCACCGACAACGAGGACGAGGTCCTCGACGCCGTCGGCGCGTACGCCGCCCGCCGAAAACCCGTCTCCCGGGCGCTCCCGGACGGTGCTTCGAGCGACTCGTCGGCGACGGGCCGGGCACGCGAGGTGCTGTCGGCCGCCGTACGGGACTACGCACTCGTCGGCGAGCCCGAGACGGTCCGGGAACGCGTCGACGCGCTCCGGGCGGCCGGCGCCGACGTCGTCGTCGGCTATCCCGCACGCGACGTCGACGAGTTCTGTCGGTGA
- a CDS encoding ABC transporter ATP-binding protein yields the protein MTRERTPRGSGKNPEGNAPTAVELDGVTRTYGETVALRDVSLSVREGEFFTLVGPSGCGKTTTLRLIAGFESPTAGTIRIGGADVTGVPPESRNIGVVFQNYALFPHMTVGENVGYGLRFADPPDGKSRGERVAELLELVDLPGLQNRKPESLSGGQQQRVAIARALAPGPELLLLDEPMSALDARLRERLRLQVKRIQTELGITTVYVTHDQEEALSISDRMAVMQDGRLEQVGEPRAVYRRPDTRFVAEFVGDNNVFVGEVVGEAVADPGDGAGSTGAQLDVDVDGTRFSIATDGDPAIDPPATGSRAVFCVRPEAMEPNAAENRFDARVTGTEFLGETTRIHLEWRGRELLLRTAEPLSGEVTFGFDPDGAHLVEID from the coding sequence ATGACTCGCGAACGGACGCCCCGCGGGAGCGGAAAGAACCCGGAAGGGAACGCCCCAACGGCGGTCGAACTCGACGGCGTCACCCGGACCTACGGCGAGACCGTCGCGCTCCGTGACGTCTCGCTTTCGGTCCGGGAGGGGGAGTTTTTCACCCTCGTGGGACCGTCCGGCTGCGGGAAGACCACGACGCTGCGTTTGATCGCCGGCTTCGAGTCGCCCACCGCAGGGACGATCCGGATCGGCGGGGCAGACGTGACCGGCGTCCCCCCCGAATCCCGGAACATCGGCGTCGTGTTTCAAAACTACGCGTTGTTTCCCCACATGACCGTCGGGGAGAACGTCGGCTACGGGCTTCGGTTTGCGGATCCGCCCGACGGAAAGTCCAGGGGAGAACGCGTCGCTGAACTGCTCGAACTCGTCGATCTCCCGGGACTGCAGAACCGAAAGCCGGAGTCGCTTTCCGGCGGGCAACAACAGCGCGTCGCGATCGCCCGGGCGCTGGCGCCGGGGCCGGAGCTGCTGTTGCTCGACGAGCCGATGAGCGCCCTCGACGCCCGGTTGCGCGAACGGCTCCGACTGCAGGTAAAGCGGATCCAGACCGAACTGGGGATCACCACCGTCTACGTTACCCACGACCAGGAGGAGGCGCTGTCGATCTCCGATCGAATGGCGGTGATGCAGGACGGCCGGCTCGAACAGGTCGGGGAGCCGCGGGCGGTGTACCGCCGGCCCGACACCCGGTTCGTCGCGGAGTTCGTCGGCGACAACAACGTCTTCGTCGGCGAGGTCGTCGGCGAGGCGGTCGCCGATCCCGGTGACGGCGCGGGATCGACCGGCGCGCAACTGGACGTCGACGTCGACGGCACTCGGTTTTCCATCGCGACCGACGGAGATCCGGCGATCGATCCGCCGGCGACGGGGTCACGGGCCGTGTTCTGCGTTCGTCCGGAGGCGATGGAGCCGAACGCGGCCGAAAACCGCTTCGACGCGCGTGTCACCGGGACGGAGTTCCTGGGCGAAACCACCAGAATCCACCTGGAGTGGCGCGGGCGGGAGCTGCTGCTCAGGACGGCGGAACCGCTTTCGGGGGAGGTGACCTTCGGGTTCGACCCCGACGGGGCACATCTCGTCGAGATCGACTGA
- a CDS encoding NOG1 family protein, with product MIFEDLPTTPRAEELIDKAFSRAARSGRAKSGLEAQQSMLTTAGNILSDNLENVVTAWPDFEYEVDPFYRELADAIVGVDELRQSLSRITWASRQVGSIRNEYQSKLRKTDVDTARKQRKQAFARMADVVRQIEDDLELVGEARDALKNLPDVRADEPAIVVAGYPNVGKSSFVNDVTRASNEIARYPFTTKGVQLGHFTRGHIRYQIIDTPGLLDRPEEERNEIEQQAVSALEHLADVVVFLVDASGSCGYPLESQLALRDELEERFSRRGIELITVCNKSDRSTDVDADAYMSVETGENVERVLEMAADAVEFEGELPPSRQE from the coding sequence ATGATATTCGAGGACCTCCCGACGACGCCGCGAGCGGAGGAACTCATCGACAAAGCGTTCTCCCGGGCGGCGCGGTCCGGCCGCGCGAAGAGCGGCCTGGAGGCCCAGCAGTCGATGCTCACGACGGCGGGCAACATTCTCTCGGACAACCTCGAGAACGTCGTCACCGCCTGGCCCGACTTCGAGTACGAGGTCGATCCGTTCTACAGGGAACTCGCCGACGCGATCGTCGGCGTCGACGAACTCCGCCAGTCGCTGTCGCGGATCACCTGGGCGAGCCGACAGGTGGGCTCGATCCGCAACGAGTACCAGTCGAAGCTCCGGAAGACCGACGTCGACACCGCACGGAAACAGCGCAAGCAGGCGTTCGCCCGGATGGCTGACGTGGTCCGGCAGATCGAAGACGACCTCGAACTGGTCGGGGAGGCCCGCGACGCGTTGAAGAACCTCCCGGACGTTCGGGCCGACGAGCCCGCGATCGTCGTCGCCGGCTATCCGAACGTCGGCAAGTCCTCCTTCGTCAACGACGTCACGCGCGCCTCCAACGAGATCGCGCGGTACCCCTTCACCACGAAGGGCGTCCAGCTCGGCCACTTCACACGGGGCCACATCAGGTACCAGATCATCGACACCCCCGGGTTGCTCGACCGCCCCGAGGAGGAGCGAAACGAGATCGAACAGCAGGCAGTCAGCGCGCTGGAACATCTCGCCGACGTCGTGGTGTTCCTCGTCGACGCGAGCGGGTCGTGTGGCTATCCGCTCGAATCGCAGCTCGCGCTCCGAGACGAACTCGAAGAGCGGTTCTCCCGTCGCGGGATCGAGCTCATCACCGTCTGTAACAAAAGCGACCGGTCGACCGACGTCGATGCGGACGCCTACATGAGCGTCGAGACCGGCGAGAACGTCGAACGGGTGCTCGAGATGGCCGCAGACGCTGTCGAGTTCGAGGGAGAGCTCCCGCCGTCCCGGCAGGAGTGA
- a CDS encoding TetR/AcrR family transcriptional regulator, whose translation MHGFSDEERTRIEDRLVETGRELLRVYGPHKTNVKDVTEPVGIAKSSFYLFFDSKAELYVEVVQRESDEFLEEVERELEGLTDPRGGLEQLFRLYAEFAETNPLIQYREELLNSISPELLEELGTEQLADYVPIVESLQERSDGRFSEYEPETVLGVMGTIGYLAVHRDELDAYREGYYEEVRELAIVALARGLTAPEA comes from the coding sequence ATGCACGGGTTCAGCGACGAGGAGCGGACACGGATCGAGGACCGCCTCGTCGAGACCGGTCGGGAACTGCTCCGGGTGTATGGCCCCCACAAGACCAACGTGAAAGACGTCACGGAGCCGGTCGGGATCGCGAAGAGTTCGTTTTACCTCTTTTTCGACTCGAAAGCCGAACTGTACGTAGAGGTCGTCCAGCGGGAAAGCGACGAGTTCCTCGAAGAGGTCGAACGCGAACTGGAAGGGCTCACTGATCCACGGGGTGGGCTCGAACAGTTATTTCGGCTGTACGCTGAATTCGCCGAAACGAATCCGTTGATCCAGTACCGCGAGGAACTTCTCAACAGCATCTCCCCCGAGCTCCTCGAGGAACTGGGAACCGAACAACTGGCCGACTACGTGCCGATCGTCGAATCACTCCAGGAGCGAAGCGACGGGCGGTTTTCGGAGTACGAGCCGGAGACCGTTCTCGGTGTGATGGGGACGATCGGCTATCTCGCGGTACACAGAGATGAATTAGATGCCTACCGGGAGGGGTACTACGAAGAAGTCAGGGAACTCGCGATCGTCGCGCTTGCTCGGGGGTTGACGGCGCCCGAAGCGTGA
- a CDS encoding single-stranded DNA binding protein, with translation MGVIEDVYEELETDVPLEEFRAAVEEKVEQMGGLADEETAAMLIAHDLRDEEVSGIADIEPGMDEVKFLGKVVSIGDVRTFERDGEDEPDGRVCNVEVADETGRIRISLWDEAAGAAEDQLEVGQVLRIAGRPTDGYDGVEVSVDKVEPDEEAEVDVEVLDTYRVEDLALGRSDVDLVGKVLDTDSVRTFDRDDGSEGKVANLTLGDETGRVRVTLWDEQADLVEEFDPGETVEVVDGYVRERDGDLELHVGSRGDVERVDEDVEYVPETTDIADLEIDQTADIAGGVVETDPKRTFDRDDGSQGQVRNVRIKDETGEIRVALWGEKADADVDLADHLLVTDAEIQDGWQDDLEASANWRSTVTVLNEEPAAGDATSAGSPTSEAQAVAGDAGGTGDAAGGLSAFADEGSTKAGSTNAGTTDGTTQTAPDAGADAGETVEFTGTVVQAGNPVVLDDGRTTRNVETDATLRLGEEVTVRGEERNGKIDADEVF, from the coding sequence ATGGGTGTGATCGAGGACGTCTACGAGGAGCTGGAAACGGACGTCCCGCTCGAGGAGTTCCGGGCCGCCGTCGAGGAGAAAGTCGAGCAGATGGGCGGGCTCGCCGACGAGGAGACGGCGGCGATGCTGATCGCGCACGACCTCCGCGACGAGGAGGTGAGTGGCATCGCCGACATCGAGCCGGGGATGGACGAGGTGAAGTTCCTCGGCAAGGTCGTCTCGATCGGCGACGTCCGGACGTTCGAGCGTGACGGCGAGGACGAACCGGACGGGCGGGTCTGCAACGTCGAGGTCGCCGACGAGACGGGGCGAATCCGGATCTCGCTGTGGGACGAAGCCGCCGGTGCGGCCGAAGACCAGCTCGAGGTCGGCCAGGTGCTCCGGATCGCCGGCCGGCCGACCGACGGCTACGACGGGGTCGAGGTGAGCGTCGACAAGGTCGAACCCGACGAGGAGGCCGAGGTCGATGTCGAAGTCCTCGACACCTACCGGGTCGAGGACCTCGCGCTGGGGCGGTCGGACGTCGACCTCGTCGGCAAGGTGCTGGATACGGATTCTGTCCGGACGTTCGATCGGGACGACGGCTCGGAAGGAAAGGTCGCAAACCTCACGCTGGGGGACGAGACCGGCCGCGTGCGGGTGACGCTGTGGGACGAACAGGCCGACCTGGTCGAGGAGTTCGACCCGGGGGAAACCGTCGAGGTGGTCGACGGCTACGTTCGGGAGCGCGACGGCGACCTCGAACTCCACGTCGGCTCCCGGGGCGACGTCGAACGCGTCGACGAGGACGTCGAGTACGTCCCGGAGACGACCGACATCGCCGACCTCGAAATCGACCAGACCGCCGACATCGCCGGGGGCGTCGTCGAGACGGATCCCAAACGGACGTTCGACCGGGACGACGGCTCGCAGGGCCAGGTTCGCAACGTCCGAATCAAAGACGAGACTGGCGAGATCCGGGTCGCGCTGTGGGGCGAGAAGGCCGACGCCGACGTCGATCTCGCGGATCACCTCCTGGTGACCGACGCCGAGATCCAGGACGGCTGGCAGGACGATCTCGAGGCGTCCGCCAACTGGCGCTCGACCGTGACCGTCCTGAACGAAGAGCCGGCCGCCGGGGACGCGACCTCCGCTGGTTCTCCCACCAGCGAGGCGCAGGCGGTCGCCGGCGACGCCGGCGGAACTGGGGACGCGGCGGGGGGCCTCTCGGCGTTCGCCGACGAGGGATCCACGAAGGCGGGATCCACGAACGCAGGAACCACGGACGGGACGACCCAGACCGCACCCGACGCCGGGGCTGACGCCGGCGAGACAGTCGAGTTTACGGGAACCGTCGTTCAGGCGGGGAACCCGGTCGTCCTCGACGACGGGCGAACGACCCGAAACGTCGAGACGGACGCGACGCTCCGTCTCGGCGAGGAAGTGACGGTTCGCGGCGAGGAGCGGAACGGGAAGATCGACGCCGACGAAGTGTTCTGA
- a CDS encoding TIGR00341 family protein, with product MRLVQVTIPSGKQQAVLETLEEEGIDYVLTDETSGREATSVVTFPIPKSAVEHVLEQLREVGIDDSTYTVIVSAETVISRHYDELSEKYAEENDHSDELIAREELTTKAEELARSTPTYVIMTVVSAVIATAGLLLDSPATVVGSMVIAPLIGPAMSASVGTVVDDNELFRQGVRMQALGIGLSIGASALFASFLRAANLVPPGLDLLELSEVAERVAPNVLALAVALGAGVAGILSLTTGVSSALVGVMIAVALIPPAATAGLGIAYMDPTLAFGSTILVFVNVLSINFAALLVLWYEGYRPESWFRADRARSAMLKRAAVLAAAIALLSMFLGGVTYDGYAAATTEQEIRDGVADELAAVDESLSLVGVDVRRTGTIPPLDTERVVVTVGYPPGEPPGPLAERLDTRIEAVTGTDVTVEVRYVQRETT from the coding sequence GTGCGACTCGTTCAGGTCACGATCCCGTCGGGCAAACAGCAGGCGGTACTCGAGACGCTCGAGGAGGAGGGAATCGACTACGTGTTGACCGACGAGACGAGCGGCCGGGAGGCCACTTCGGTCGTAACGTTCCCGATCCCGAAGTCGGCAGTCGAACACGTCCTCGAACAGCTTCGCGAGGTCGGAATCGACGACTCGACGTACACGGTTATCGTCAGCGCCGAGACGGTCATCTCCCGACACTACGACGAGCTGTCCGAGAAGTACGCCGAGGAGAACGACCACAGCGACGAGCTGATCGCCCGCGAGGAGCTCACGACCAAGGCCGAAGAGCTGGCGCGCTCGACCCCGACGTACGTGATCATGACGGTCGTCTCGGCCGTGATCGCGACCGCCGGGCTGCTGCTCGATTCTCCGGCGACCGTCGTGGGGTCGATGGTGATTGCCCCCCTGATCGGCCCGGCGATGTCCGCGAGTGTCGGCACGGTCGTCGACGACAACGAACTGTTCCGCCAGGGCGTTCGCATGCAAGCGCTGGGGATCGGGCTCTCGATCGGTGCGAGCGCGCTGTTCGCCAGTTTTCTGCGGGCGGCCAACCTGGTTCCGCCGGGGCTGGATCTCCTCGAACTCTCCGAGGTCGCAGAGCGGGTCGCCCCGAACGTGCTCGCGCTGGCGGTCGCGCTGGGAGCCGGCGTCGCGGGGATCCTGTCGCTCACGACCGGCGTCTCCTCGGCGCTCGTGGGCGTGATGATCGCGGTCGCGCTCATCCCGCCTGCCGCAACCGCCGGGCTGGGGATCGCCTACATGGACCCGACGCTCGCGTTCGGATCCACGATCCTCGTGTTCGTGAACGTGCTGTCGATCAACTTCGCCGCCCTGCTGGTGCTGTGGTACGAGGGATACCGCCCCGAAAGCTGGTTCCGGGCCGATCGTGCCCGGTCGGCGATGCTCAAGCGGGCGGCCGTCCTCGCGGCGGCGATCGCGCTCCTGTCGATGTTCCTCGGCGGCGTCACCTACGACGGCTACGCCGCAGCCACGACCGAACAGGAGATCCGCGACGGGGTAGCCGACGAACTCGCCGCGGTCGACGAATCGCTGTCGCTCGTGGGGGTCGATGTCCGACGGACCGGGACGATCCCGCCGCTGGACACCGAACGCGTCGTCGTCACTGTCGGCTATCCACCAGGTGAACCCCCCGGGCCGCTGGCCGAACGGCTCGACACCCGCATCGAGGCGGTGACCGGAACGGACGTCACCGTCGAAGTGCGTTACGTCCAGCGAGAAACGACCTGA